One Vibrio sp. CDRSL-10 TSBA genomic region harbors:
- a CDS encoding DUF2282 domain-containing protein has protein sequence MSKSNLAVTAAITGLLAMGGTLLSATPAMAAEKEKCYGVAKAGHNDCATKSSSCAGTSKMDHQKDAFVVMPKGLCDKLAGGSTMEPK, from the coding sequence ATGAGCAAATCAAATCTGGCGGTCACCGCCGCAATTACCGGCCTGCTGGCCATGGGTGGTACTCTGCTGAGCGCAACACCGGCAATGGCCGCTGAGAAAGAGAAATGCTATGGCGTGGCTAAAGCGGGCCACAATGACTGCGCGACCAAATCCAGCTCCTGCGCCGGTACGTCCAAAATGGACCATCAGAAAGATGCCTTTGTGGTGATGCCAAAAGGACTGTGCGACAAACTGGCCGGCGGCAGCACCATGGAGCCGAAATAA